The Oryzias latipes chromosome 16, ASM223467v1 genomic sequence CAGGTATGAACACAAAGTGAAAAGATAAATCAAGTAGTAATCAAGTAGAaggaaaatgtgcataaatgagGTTATTTCtcttaaaagtacatttttatgttaatCATGCTACAAGACGATGCATCTGCAGATaggtgggaaaaaaaggaagataaaaGAGGAGAGTACAGGAAACCAGCTATATTAAAGAAGCAAGAATTTGTATCAGTAGCATAAACACAATATGAAACTGAAAGGACTATTGCAAAAACTGCAGTAGAGAATGTATAAAGATAAACAGTTGAACTTGTAAAAAGGAACTATCGAGCACGAGCGGCTGAATGATAATTCAATGACAGAAAGCACCGCTTAAATATTATTACACGCCACATGAATCGGACATGCCATAATAATACCACGATGGAGTTCAAGATAATAcaaaattgaaaacattttaatgttaataGCATTATACAACAGTACCGAAAGCCAGATTACAGGAAAACATCGATAAACTTGTAAAGCTGCGTTGTACATTTAGAGGCTATTTGATCATAGGCCAGTTAAACAGACACGTCCGCGACGTGCTAACCATAGAGATAAAAATGACATGTACCTCTTTTGCAATCATTGTTAATTGTGTAACTAGTCCATTTACCTTGATGGTTCTCAGACAGTTGTCTTTCAAATTCGTCGAAATCCGACATCTCTGGATAGAAACCTACTACGCTTTCGAAGACTGCGTTGTTCGGTTGGCGGAGGCTAGCTTAAGCTAGCAAGAAAGTGAGCACTTTGAGATTCAAGCGCTTCAATGATAGCGCTTCGGAAAGTTAACCTCGGTTAGCAAAAACACGGCTCAAAAACAAACCTATCAAACGATAGGTGGTATCACACACATTAGTGACGTGGTATTTGCTCAAATGTAACACATACAAATacggaaaaaggaaaaacgtgCTCGCTTAAGTTAGCCCGCTAACGCCAGCTAACTAGCTTGTAGCAAAGTCCAGAAGAAAGGCCTGCTGCTCCACACCGCCGAGGAGGCTCAGCTGCTAGCTAGGCTACGAAATCCGAATAAATGAGACTATTTTCGAAGCCCAAAGCGAATCCAGCTTAGTCACAGGCCCACAATATGTGTTTATGTGACGCAATAATCCAAATCTTTACGCCTTCTGCTGTTTTAAGTctacaaaaacagcaaagattTTGTTGTGCCCGCTTTTTTGCTCCGACTCCCAGATACCCCGTGACATCGGAAGTTGATGAACGCTGCGTTTCCGGTAGAAGAACGTCGTGTGGTTCTGGCTTGTGTTTGGAGCTGCATGGAGACAATTCTGTGATTGAATTCTGATTAAAACAACAGAACACCTGCATGTGACTTTCTCTGTAATGGTTATTGGGAGAATATTTCTAAATGTATGAACTTAAAAACGAcgtgtttcagttaaaaatacATGTTAATATAGTTAAATATCCAAAACTTACTGTAGATTTTAAATGTTATGCTTAAAGCTTTTGTGTTTCAATCAACGGTCATTTACACAATTTAATTAAACAACTACAAACTGGATTTTAGTGATAGATCCTTAAGAAAGATCAACACAAAACTCAGCCCTAAGCACTGCGGATAGATTCAGAAGAATTGTCAGCATCCTGCTGTATACTTTGAATGATTTACGGTTCATCAAGCAATAGCCCATTTTTTACACACAGACAGGCAGGACAGATCATGTTTAGATGAGCTCTATCAGGCCCTGTTAtgcaaaatattaatttcttaGAGTTCGTCTTTCTAGTAGGGATGTAACGATTCATGGTGtttattcatatcataattCATGTTTGCTGATATGATTCATAGttaatattggttcattttgaatgatctgaGTTGATCCGATTCACTGGCCTAAACTCGATcgaggacatctttagccaaaaattcaaccagtgatACTTAGAGATAAACACCTGGAGACTGAAcggtgcaggtgaagttttccagattccttctatttcttgcaagataatcaagtgtaaaaacaaacaaacaagtaaacaagaattaatggaaaatccattcacattttattttcataaagttcaTCCCACtaatgtttttccacatcaaaataatccaaagggaacatttttagaacattCTGCCAcgctgtatggtcacatgtctttgcataattcaaagtgtttcgTCACATTGAACTGTAATGAtggattgatcattttttgctgccatcctGTGTgagtgttgtctgctgtgatggcaGTTGGTCGTTTTGGCGTTATAGTAAATTAAACGTATTCACTCCTTTACCAACAACATTTCATAAATGTCAAATAATAAGCTGTCAGTGCTTTGCAATTCctattttgttgtctttttacaTACAGGTGACGATGTGTCTATTGCCAACTTCTCATCAAAAAATATCAGCAGTAGCTCCCTCCAAGGCAAACACCTAAACTTCATTATTGAAGGAAACGCAAGGAAAACaacttttctgccttttttttttgttgtgaacGGCGTGCTGCCGCCTGGTATCACTGTCTTATATGGGATGCAGAGTGACAGAAAATTCTGCACAAAGGACTGCAGTGTGCAGTTTGCACCCATATCTTCATCAGCAGACAGGACAGGGCTGTTTATTTTCTTGCATACCATTGTGTGTTTTGGgctttttgtgacatttactTAGTTCTTGTCAGGTTCTGTTTTGACCTATTTTCTCCTGTCTGTAGCATCAGGTTCAGGCTGaagatccacagctgtcttcagttggCTTTTGaatgtttagtttttagttCTTTACTGTTgggtcatctgctctgctctgtcacATTTTAGAGTTTCCAATGGGTTTTTGTCAcgatttattacattttcaagTTTCTGCTATGGTTCATATTGGGTCATATACCACCATTTCCAGACGAAaataactttgacttttgatcaTACAATCACAAGCAGAAATGTGTAGAAGATTGTGGTGAGAGGAGACATGTCAGTTTAGAGACAGTGATTCTGCCAGGAGCCAGAGATGGAAGTAGCAAAGAGGAAATTGATGGGGTCAGGAATGAGTCCAGTAGATGAACAGCTAATGCTAGATggtttggagataaatgcaaggaagcagattgagatggtttggacacattCAATGATCATGTTGATAAAAGAATGCTAAGGTTAAAGCTACCAGAAGGGGTCCAGAGGAAGGCTTGTGGCTGTAGGAGGACAACCAAGTGGTTGATGTGAGTGAGGAAGATGCAGAGGACAGGGTTAGATGGTGAAGGACGATTCACTGAGGCCAAATTGACGAAGAAAAGccaaagtttattttgtttccagATATCTTAATACTGCTTATGTATATTCCATTCAATCTTCATAATACCATATGGTTTATTTTCTAATCACAAATTAAGGCAAGAACTGGATAGGCTGCAAAGCATGCATGTGTTGTGGAGCATCAGAAAGAAGAAATATGTTCTTTGTGAGTCAATTCCatctgttttgctgtttttctaacTGTAAAGTTGTTTGTACGATGACAACAAATGTTCACAGCCAGCCAAAAGTCACACAAGTCTTACAAATACCTGAAACAGTAATAAATAGTGTCAATGCCGAGATTCACATTATACAAAATATGCAATTACCACAATGCAATGTATTTTAAGCATACAATGTGCCATCTATTGCAATCCAGTTTGTCAATGTACATAAATTACTGGGTATACCTAAAGTGGAACTAATGATCAATGTCGAAATTCTTTTACGTcccagccaaaaaaataaaaacaaaagaaaagtctgttGGTTGTCAtattactttaaagaaaaatccagccgtacagttttgagcctgatgccagctcagaccaggaaaacggAGACTTACATGAATTTATTTGTCTCCAAGTGAGTGCATCAGAATAAagtgcccagcatattttctatgtaacaaatacattcttttcaaactgcatttttttgtctgctcctgattcacaacaatctaaataaagaagtactcagaaattcaattttaagcttcattgtctcaatatatgtccttcatcattcaAAAAATTGCCACTAGAACATGTTATattcaacaaaaacataattttcctcTGGGTGAGTCTTAAAGTTAAGACAAAATGGAGATGTAGAATGTCGTATGTTCAAGTCATTGCTTCTTTTTAACAGCAGGCATGTGTCAGTAGAGTGACGATGAACTTGATCAAACTTTTAGGTCATATTTTCCGTGTTTGGAAAGAACAGCATCACAGCAGCAGTTTATAATCACACGTGCACAGCAGCACACGTTTCTTACTGAGCTCTTCTTTACATCTGCcttgctttttttcattgtctGAATCTGTAGGAAATGGGCAGAAGAAGGTTGTTCTTTTTTAAGGCTTGCACTCTGCTCAGTGTCTCTTCATCCAGAGCTATGTAGCAGCGCCTGGCATAGTCCAGCAGCTTCTCTTTGGATGGGTCAAACTCTCCAACCTCAGCCACTTTCTCTGGAGCAACTAGAAGCAGCTCAGCAATGGGGGTGGTAGAAGCCACTGTGTTGCGGTCAACTCCATGGATCTGGAAGGCTTTGGACATATTCTTGAGATGCTGGTACGTAAGGAGAATCTTCTTATAGCGAAACAGCACTCCAGCAACATCTTTcactgaagaagaaaaatatatcTTTTAGCTTGCAACAGTTAAGACTTAAAACTGTAAACTCTTTGAGTCTTATTGCAGAATCTTTTTGATCCTTTCTTTTACCCCTCTGGCGTTCTCTTGGAACTCGGAAGATCTGTCGTATCTTCAGCTGATGCTGGCTGGGGTTTATTGTGTCTGACAAAACATCTTCCCCTGGTATTAATTCCTCTTCCTCCATGTAGCCGTCCGGTTCCAGGTATTCGTCTGACTCTCCAATAAACGAGAGGGAATCTGACAAGAGAAAATCCTtgtaaaacatctaaaaagacCAAGTTAATAGGTTTAATTTTGTATTACCTGGACCATTGTGTGCGTTTATGTCGTTCACAGACGATCGCGCAGCGCTGCCACTGGCTGTGGTACTGGCTGTGGTACTGGCTGTAGTACTGGCTGTAGTACTGGCTGTGGTACCGGAAGCACTGTGGCCTTGTAGAAGAGACTGCGATTGTGCAGAGTTGAATAACACATTCATGGAGGCCAGTTGAGTGCTTATTGGACTAGAAACATGGCTTTTGGAGGACAACATAGCAGCAGGACCTGACCTTCGAGGCATAAACTGACGTTGAGGGAAATGTGACgactctgttttttgttgttcaatagagaaaaaaggaaaaactgttaTGTAGCGGAGAGTTTACAGGTTAAGATGTAACACATACACAAATATAGCAATCTatgttacagctttttttttaaataaatcaatattgtgtaagacttttttcttttctttttttctttgttttttaccacTGGGGCGATATCCCTCTCTTCTTAACTTCCAGTTAAATCGTCTAGATTCATAGCCTGTAGAGAGAGAACAAAAAATGGTAACATTAAATTTCCATGCAAGTTTCTTGTCAAAGCACTGATAGTCAGTCATGTCCCTCTCCTCACCATTACTATACTGGCTCCGGCACTGCTCTTGTCCCTGGCTCTTTGTAGAAAAGATGAAGCGGTCCAGCTGGCAACGCAGGAagtccctctcctcctccaaaTCTTCTATTCTTTTTTGCAGCCAAGAGTTTTTCTCCAGGGAGATCTGGAGTTGGGTTCGCAAGTTAGTTATCATCATGTATGAGTTGGTGGCTGGAGATGGACCAGGATTTGACGGTGACTCTAGGCACAAAAAGACAATACAATTAGGAAAGAGAAATCACGAGCGAAAAGTAATTTACAGTACTGATCTTTTACCATTAAAATTCTGATCACTCTGATTGAAAAATCCCTGCTGATCAAAGTTGTTTTCCTCATATGGAATAGCAATTTCAAAGGCGTCCTCATTTTTTGGAgctgagaaaagaaaataagcaTGTGATTACTTGCTGTGGGCAGTTTAAACACAGGAAAAGGCTTTTTACAGGGAGCAATCAGAAACGTACTCTGCAGGTGTGCTGAGCCTGCCTGGCTCTTGGATGTAGGGGCTGCATCACTTCCTCCGTCCTCCATTTAGCTCATAAAACCTGCAATCAATGTAAAAATACACGTCAAGAAAATCAAAGCGCATGACAAAGATGCACTTTAGCTGTGTTCATATATtcgatatttttattttattcaaaattagaaaagaaaaaaaaggtaatgttTTACATCAGGGATATCGAATTTTCAAAGAAACAAGACAGTTTTTTCCTATAAGTATTAACTGTTGAACTAGTTTAAAAAATACTCTGCATGATGATGATCATGCGTTACATGATGCTCACTAGCCTTGGATGACAAATTAGCCGTTAGCTTCTTCATGTCATGTTAGCATAACTATCACAATAACCACAAgtcttattaaaaataaaaataacaacaacaaaaccgaCTCGGTTGTGTTTCATTGTGTCGttattaaaaattcaaaactattactgtatttttcaaaaataaaattgtacatACCACTTTAGGTTTGTAATAACCTAACCATGCACATGTAGTACGACGTTATTACACAGTCATAGCTCCATTTCACGCGCTCGCCAGCGAGCTAACAAGCTAACAATAACAATTACTgccgttttattttttcaacaatgtAATAAATGACGTAATTTCCTGCTccccaaaaaacaattttgatatgtgataaataaattatgttcGCACCTTAACAATTTGCGGAAGattgaaatgttgttttgttctctATTTTTAGGACgtaaaaatatatgaaatattTTGTATATTGTGTTTAGTTCTGTCAACATTTAAGTATTGAGACgaattttctgaagaaaaaaaagcatcggttgtatttaaactttttctttttcgtaTTTAGATTGAATAAAGTtttggagaggaaaaaaaggctgcTGGAAAACAGTCAGACCGGTCAGACAGGTGTGACTGTGTCAGGTGTCTCTGTCCTCCTTTGCAACCAACCCGGAAAGGTTAGAAACGGACGGTTTCTACTCTGGCTTCGTCTCTAACTCTTTAATACGGATTCTAACTGAAggtatatttttcatttatcataaatgtttgaaagtgttcaatttaaaaaaaaatctaagagtCTTTTTAATGCCACAACTGTGTGACTACAATCTGGAATTCTTTTCAAATTTGTGAGCATAGCCATCTTTGATTCTTATTCTTTCCTGTTGATGACCCTTTTCTAactttataatatatatatattattatgaTAATGATTACACATGAACTGCTGATGGATTGAGTTTAAGCTCCTCCTTTGAGAATAACAAAGTTGATTTAAAGAGTATCCTGAGTAAATACGGCACAATTTGTTTGTCTTGCAggcatttttattaatttcattgcagttttttaaaatagtatttttgtttttatgtgtgtcTTTTTGAGAGTATCTTAGTAATCAGTAGAAATCTCAATGGATTTGCTACTTTTTGTTTACATACAGTTCCCCGTGCTTCTATCTGTAAAGTTCAGTATGTCTATTGAAACCAAAAAGAATTTCTCAATCTGTAAATTGAGTAATCTATTTTTCCAGGGCTTGATGAATCACCACTGACTTAATTCACTGACTGGTTCCCTTCTCTTTCAGTACAATCATGGCACCCAGATATGAAGGCTTGTCCCAATGCAAGCTGGCGCTGGTGTTTGCCGTACTTATGGACCTGTTGGGTGTCTCCTCCCTGCTTGTGGGTATTTTTGTGCAACTAGAGATCAAAGGTCAAGACTTTGGGGACCTGCTGGTGTACTCCGGAGCTCTGTTGATACTCTTTTCCATGGCGGGCTGGGTCATTTGGTACAGCGGCAACATTGAGGGTCTGACCTCCAAAAAGGACCTTGGTTGGGGGATGAGCAGAGCCGTGGATAGTATAGCTCGGACCATGAGCCGGAGGTTGCCCAGAACACGCAGCAGCCCTTCGTAGGAGGTGGAAGGTATTGTAAGAGTTGACATGAAGGAGAAGAACTTAAGGAGCAAACAagctaccccccccccaagcaaaAGTCAGCGAGGTTACAGCTCCCCGCCCCCGTAAATTAAGAAAGACAAAGAACACTGGTGGAATTTGCATGCCTTTcttaaattaacattaaaaatgtagaTGAATATTCATGcaatcatttgttttcatttgtccCTTGTCTCTGAAATACAGgagttatttatatttatggtCATATATATTTATGAAACTGTGTGATTGACAGTAGCTGGGTGGCCTCAAGCAAACTTGACTGAGCCAGAGCAGAAATAAGCTGAAAATGGTTGGACatatgaatgaatggatagTTAAATCTATGAATGACCTAGTTAACAAATCACCCTAATGCAAATAATCACATTTGCTGAAGATTTATTCAAAACCCGTAGTTCTTGATAAGAATGAAAAGACAAACGTATCTGATTTAACATACGTTTGCATTAAATACTGTCCAGGGTGCTCGATAGAATGAATGCCTGTCCCTTAATTTCATAGATATAAACATCACACCTTAAATTTAAACAATAATTCCCTCAAACAATTCATGAAAACAGAAGACAACAGATAAAcaacagatggaaaaatgccTTTGTCAGGTTGAGAAATAATATGTTGGATGTCATTTTTCCCCAAATGTTAAAGATCTAGGTACTTATAGAGCTATTTAAAGGGTTATCGTAGAGattccatagaacacacataAGTTCTCACCAGCTTGAGTTGGTAGACAATAAAGTGCCTGACTGCATTTATGTTGAAGGATCTAAAATCGTTCCAGTTCATAAGTAAGAACGTCCACAGCGGCTATTGGAAGAGTCACCTCCAGTCCTGCTATTTCATCAATAGATTCAAGATGGTTCTCTGAGTCCTTCCACTAGATAGTTTTGACTTAAATTTGATTCTTCAATAGTGCAATATGCTCCCGACGGCCAATTACTGACAAAATATAAAACACTTAA encodes the following:
- the ccdc106 gene encoding coiled-coil domain-containing protein 106, with the protein product MEDGGSDAAPTSKSQAGSAHLQTPKNEDAFEIAIPYEENNFDQQGFFNQSDQNFNESPSNPGPSPATNSYMMITNLRTQLQISLEKNSWLQKRIEDLEEERDFLRCQLDRFIFSTKSQGQEQCRSQYSNGYESRRFNWKLRREGYRPSESSHFPQRQFMPRRSGPAAMLSSKSHVSSPISTQLASMNVLFNSAQSQSLLQGHSASGTTASTTASTTASTTASTTASGSAARSSVNDINAHNGPDSLSFIGESDEYLEPDGYMEEEELIPGEDVLSDTINPSQHQLKIRQIFRVPRERQRVKDVAGVLFRYKKILLTYQHLKNMSKAFQIHGVDRNTVASTTPIAELLLVAPEKVAEVGEFDPSKEKLLDYARRCYIALDEETLSRVQALKKNNLLLPISYRFRQ